TTCATCCGCTGATGGAAAAGCACACCTTAGAACTGGTTTGAAAGTTACCATGCAAATAAATGGTAAAACCTACACAGGAAAAACCAACTCTAAAGGACAAGTGTCATTCAACAT
This sequence is a window from Methanobrevibacter sp.. Protein-coding genes within it:
- a CDS encoding Ig-like domain repeat protein codes for the protein SSADGKAHLRTGLKVTMQINGKTYTGKTNSKGQVSFNIKITKKGKYTAKISYAGDQTYNSASKSVKITIN